In one window of Rhodopseudomonas palustris HaA2 DNA:
- a CDS encoding ABC transporter substrate-binding protein has product MRVIFSCRRAVAIALAGAAFASPAFAQDKTAKIGVLNDMSSLYADIGGPNSVVAAKLAIADSGLEKKGWKIDLVVGDHQNKPDIGVNVARQWIDVDKVDMITDTPNSGVALAVSNLVKEKNIILMNSGGASADLTGKQCTPNTISMTYDTYMLAHGTGQALTKAGGNTWFFLTADYAFGAALERDTTAVVKANGGQVLGGVKHPLNTADFSSFLLQAQASKAKVIGLANAGGDTTNSIKQASEFGITAGGQKLAALLLFINDVHSLGLKVAQGLTFTESYYWDLNDNTRAFAKRFSEQAKNNAKPSMTQAGVYAAVLHYLKTLEAMGGNPHDGAKVVAKMKEIPADDTPFGKSIIRADGRRMVPAFLFEVKSPAESKAPWDYYKKIADISAEDAARPLADSECPLVKK; this is encoded by the coding sequence ATGAGAGTTATCTTCTCGTGCCGTCGCGCCGTGGCCATCGCGCTGGCCGGCGCTGCCTTCGCATCGCCCGCGTTCGCTCAGGACAAGACCGCCAAGATCGGCGTTCTCAACGACATGTCGAGCCTCTACGCCGACATCGGCGGACCGAACTCGGTCGTCGCCGCCAAGCTCGCCATCGCTGATTCCGGTCTCGAAAAGAAGGGCTGGAAAATCGATCTGGTCGTCGGCGACCATCAGAACAAGCCGGATATCGGCGTCAACGTCGCGCGCCAGTGGATCGACGTCGACAAGGTCGACATGATCACCGACACGCCGAACTCCGGCGTCGCGCTCGCGGTCAGCAATCTGGTCAAGGAAAAGAACATCATTCTGATGAACTCGGGCGGCGCCAGCGCCGACCTGACGGGCAAACAGTGCACGCCCAACACGATCTCGATGACCTACGACACCTACATGCTGGCCCACGGCACCGGCCAGGCGCTGACCAAAGCCGGTGGCAACACCTGGTTCTTCCTGACCGCGGACTACGCGTTCGGCGCCGCGCTCGAGCGTGACACCACCGCGGTGGTCAAGGCCAATGGCGGCCAGGTGCTCGGCGGCGTCAAGCATCCGCTCAACACCGCCGACTTCTCGTCGTTCCTGCTGCAGGCGCAGGCGTCCAAGGCCAAGGTCATCGGCCTCGCCAATGCCGGCGGCGACACCACCAATTCGATCAAGCAGGCTTCGGAATTCGGCATCACCGCCGGCGGCCAGAAGCTCGCCGCGCTGCTGCTGTTCATCAACGACGTGCACTCGCTCGGCCTCAAGGTCGCGCAGGGCCTGACCTTCACCGAATCCTACTACTGGGATCTCAACGACAATACCCGCGCCTTCGCCAAGCGCTTCTCGGAGCAGGCCAAGAACAACGCCAAGCCGTCGATGACCCAGGCCGGCGTCTATGCCGCCGTGCTGCACTATCTCAAGACGCTGGAGGCGATGGGCGGCAATCCGCATGACGGCGCCAAAGTCGTCGCCAAGATGAAAGAAATCCCGGCCGACGACACGCCGTTCGGCAAATCGATCATCCGCGCCGACGGCCGGCGCATGGTCCCGGCCTTCCTGTTCGAAGTGAAGTCCCCGGCGGAGTCGAAGGCGCCGTGGGACTACTACAAGAAGATCGCCGACATCTCCGCCGAAGACGCCGCGCGCCCGCTGGCCGACAGCGAGTGCCCGCTCGTCAAGAAGTAA
- the der gene encoding ribosome biogenesis GTPase Der, giving the protein MSFTFAIIGRPNVGKSTLFNRLVGQKLALVDDTPGVTRDRREGEGRLGDLEFTIIDTAGLDEGAKGSLTARMQQQTETAIELADALMFVFDARAGLTPNDRAFADFARRANKPVVLVANKSEGKAGGIGAMESYALGLGDPVQISAEHGEGLSELYDALRAIMPEPEVEDDDEEIDGLTEEDFSKRPIRVAIVGRPNAGKSTFINRLLGEDRLLTSPEAGTTRDSIAVEVNWKGREFRIFDTAGLRRRSRIEEKLEKLSVADALRAVRFAEVVVLMMDSQNRFEEQDLRIADLIEREGRALVIAVNKWDLVEQQGGQIAQLRADADHWLPQVRGVPIVATSGMLGEGVDRLIDAIQDAYAVWNTRVSTAALNRWFEQAVAQNPPPAVAGRRLKLNYVTQTKARPPSFVVFCSRADAVPESYLRYLVNSLRGVFKLPGTPVRITLREKANPFAHKRKRKS; this is encoded by the coding sequence ATGTCATTCACATTCGCCATTATCGGCCGACCTAACGTCGGCAAGTCGACGCTGTTCAATCGTCTGGTCGGGCAGAAGCTCGCGCTGGTCGACGACACTCCAGGCGTGACGCGCGATCGCCGCGAAGGCGAGGGGCGCCTCGGCGATCTCGAATTCACGATTATCGATACCGCTGGCCTCGACGAAGGCGCCAAGGGCTCGCTGACCGCGCGGATGCAGCAGCAGACCGAAACTGCGATCGAACTCGCCGACGCGCTGATGTTCGTGTTCGACGCCCGCGCCGGCCTGACGCCGAACGACCGCGCCTTTGCCGATTTCGCCCGCCGCGCCAACAAGCCCGTGGTCCTCGTCGCCAACAAGAGCGAAGGCAAGGCCGGCGGCATCGGCGCGATGGAGTCCTACGCGCTAGGTCTCGGCGACCCGGTGCAGATCTCCGCCGAGCACGGCGAGGGCCTCAGCGAACTCTACGACGCGCTGCGCGCGATCATGCCGGAGCCGGAGGTCGAGGACGACGACGAGGAGATCGACGGCCTCACCGAGGAGGACTTCTCCAAGCGCCCGATCCGGGTCGCGATCGTCGGCCGCCCGAACGCCGGCAAATCGACCTTCATCAACCGTCTGCTCGGCGAGGATCGGCTGCTGACCAGCCCGGAGGCCGGCACCACGCGCGACTCGATCGCCGTCGAGGTGAACTGGAAAGGCCGCGAGTTCCGGATCTTCGACACGGCCGGGCTGCGCCGCCGATCGCGGATCGAGGAGAAGCTCGAAAAGCTGTCGGTCGCCGATGCGCTGCGCGCGGTGCGTTTCGCCGAAGTCGTGGTGCTGATGATGGATTCGCAGAACCGCTTCGAGGAGCAGGATCTGCGCATCGCCGACCTGATCGAGCGCGAGGGCCGCGCGCTGGTGATCGCGGTCAACAAATGGGATCTGGTCGAGCAGCAGGGCGGGCAGATCGCGCAGTTGCGCGCCGACGCCGATCACTGGCTGCCCCAGGTCCGCGGCGTGCCGATCGTCGCGACCTCCGGGATGCTCGGCGAGGGCGTCGACCGGCTGATCGATGCGATCCAGGACGCCTATGCGGTGTGGAATACGCGGGTGTCGACGGCAGCGCTGAACCGCTGGTTCGAGCAGGCGGTGGCGCAAAATCCGCCGCCGGCGGTCGCGGGTCGCCGGCTGAAGCTGAACTACGTCACCCAGACCAAGGCGCGACCGCCGAGCTTCGTGGTGTTCTGTTCGCGCGCCGACGCGGTGCCGGAATCCTATCTGCGCTATCTGGTCAACAGTCTGCGCGGCGTGTTCAAACTGCCGGGCACGCCGGTCCGCATCACGCTGCGCGAAAAGGCCAATCCTTTCGCCCACAAGCGCAAACGGAAATCATGA
- a CDS encoding sensor histidine kinase produces the protein MSADEGGPSPQSVDGILGSSKIAVAIENDRYKHLLDNVPVALAVSRGNGDDQRIVYINHAFEDLMSLAPADIEGQGWNCLDALINEDDTALTLGAAIRDGEDFIGVFRPTVPPDRVLIVQAYASVIESDDGVENFRIAALVDVGGRERAQIELFESQIRERDTLMRELQHRVKNNLQLVTALVRLEARSAAEGETVALTRLASRIDALTALYRILSAESAAGSDIDLGQYLSDVTEAVMQAHGSEGIAYDLNVGYCPLSVNVAMPAGLLVNEMLTNALKYAFVGRRGGRIKVICSVENGRVSVIVSDDGAGLPEGQEWPSPRKLGALILQTLKENARNVTFRAESIRGQGTLFALGFEAPPAPATN, from the coding sequence ATGAGCGCCGATGAAGGGGGGCCGTCTCCGCAAAGCGTCGACGGGATTTTAGGCTCGTCAAAGATTGCGGTGGCGATCGAGAACGACCGCTACAAGCACCTGCTCGACAATGTTCCGGTGGCCCTCGCGGTGTCGCGTGGCAACGGCGACGATCAGCGGATCGTCTATATCAATCACGCTTTCGAAGATCTGATGTCGCTGGCCCCGGCCGACATCGAGGGGCAGGGCTGGAACTGCCTCGATGCGTTGATCAACGAAGACGATACGGCGCTGACGCTCGGCGCGGCGATCCGGGACGGCGAGGATTTCATCGGCGTGTTCCGCCCCACCGTGCCGCCCGACCGGGTGCTGATCGTGCAGGCCTACGCCTCCGTGATCGAGAGCGACGACGGCGTCGAGAATTTCCGGATCGCGGCGTTGGTCGATGTCGGCGGACGCGAGCGGGCGCAGATCGAGCTGTTCGAGTCCCAGATCCGTGAACGCGACACCCTGATGCGCGAGCTGCAGCATAGGGTGAAGAACAATCTGCAATTGGTGACGGCGCTGGTGCGGCTCGAAGCGCGTTCGGCGGCCGAAGGCGAGACCGTCGCGCTGACGCGGCTCGCAAGCCGGATCGATGCGTTGACCGCGCTGTACCGGATTTTGTCCGCAGAGAGTGCCGCCGGCAGCGATATCGATCTCGGCCAATATCTGTCGGATGTCACCGAGGCGGTGATGCAGGCCCATGGCAGCGAGGGGATCGCCTACGACCTCAATGTCGGGTACTGCCCGCTCTCGGTCAATGTGGCGATGCCCGCCGGCCTCCTGGTGAACGAGATGCTGACCAACGCGCTGAAATACGCCTTCGTCGGACGCCGCGGCGGCCGGATCAAGGTGATCTGTAGCGTCGAGAACGGTCGCGTCTCGGTGATCGTCTCGGACGACGGCGCCGGCCTGCCGGAAGGCCAGGAATGGCCGTCGCCGCGCAAGCTCGGCGCGCTGATCCTGCAGACCCTCAAGGAAAACGCCCGCAACGTTACGTTCCGGGCAGAGAGCATTCGCGGGCAGGGCACGTTGTTCGCCCTCGGCTTCGAAGCGCCACCGGCTCCGGCGACGAATTGA
- the gatB gene encoding Asp-tRNA(Asn)/Glu-tRNA(Gln) amidotransferase subunit GatB → MNAPVKPSQLIKGATGDWEVVIGLEIHAQVSSNAKLFSGAATEFGGDPNSHVSLVDAAMPGMLPVINEECVKQAIRSGLGLNAQINLRSVFDRKNYFYPDLPQGYQISQYKSPIVGEGEVVVDLPDGDSTTVGIERLHLEQDAGKLLHDQDPTSTFVDLNRSGVALMEIVSKPDLRSSEQAKAYVSKLRTILRYLGTCDGDMEKGSLRADVNVSVRKPGEPYGTRCEIKNVNSIRFIGQAIEYEARRQIGVLEDGGAIVQETRLFDAGKGETRSMRSKEEAHDYRYFPDPDLLPLEFSQAYVDELKAGLPELPDQKKARFIGSFGLSPDDAGVLVSERESADFYEAVLAALADAARDGKLAANWVINELFGRLNKDGQSIEVSPVSAAQLAAIVDLIGEGTISGKIAKELFEIVWTEGGDPRVLVEARGMKQVTDLSAIEKVVDEIIAGNPDKVAQAIAKPAMLGWFVGQVMKSSGGKANPQAVNDLLKRKLGL, encoded by the coding sequence ATGAACGCACCCGTCAAACCGTCCCAGCTCATCAAGGGCGCCACCGGCGATTGGGAAGTCGTGATCGGGCTGGAGATCCACGCCCAGGTCTCGTCCAACGCCAAGCTGTTCTCCGGTGCGGCGACCGAATTCGGCGGCGATCCCAACAGCCACGTCTCGCTGGTCGACGCCGCGATGCCCGGCATGCTGCCGGTGATCAACGAGGAGTGCGTGAAGCAGGCGATCCGTTCGGGACTGGGACTGAACGCCCAGATCAACCTGCGCTCGGTGTTCGACCGCAAGAACTATTTCTATCCGGATCTGCCGCAGGGCTACCAGATCAGCCAGTACAAGTCGCCGATCGTGGGCGAGGGCGAGGTCGTGGTCGATCTGCCGGACGGCGACAGCACCACCGTCGGCATCGAGCGGCTGCATCTCGAACAGGACGCCGGCAAATTGCTGCACGATCAGGACCCGACTTCGACCTTCGTCGATCTCAATCGCTCCGGCGTTGCGCTGATGGAGATCGTCTCCAAGCCGGATCTGCGGTCGTCCGAACAGGCCAAGGCCTATGTGTCGAAGCTGCGCACCATCCTGCGCTATCTCGGCACCTGCGACGGCGACATGGAAAAGGGCAGCCTGCGCGCCGACGTCAACGTCTCGGTGCGCAAGCCGGGCGAGCCGTACGGCACGCGGTGCGAGATCAAGAACGTCAACTCGATCCGCTTTATCGGTCAGGCGATCGAATACGAGGCTCGCCGCCAGATCGGAGTTCTCGAAGACGGCGGCGCGATCGTGCAGGAGACACGGCTGTTCGATGCGGGCAAGGGCGAGACGCGGTCGATGCGTTCCAAGGAGGAGGCGCACGACTATCGCTACTTCCCCGATCCAGACCTGCTGCCGCTGGAATTCTCCCAGGCCTATGTCGACGAGCTGAAGGCCGGGTTGCCGGAACTGCCGGACCAGAAGAAGGCCCGGTTCATCGGCAGTTTCGGGCTCTCGCCGGACGACGCGGGCGTGCTGGTGAGCGAGCGGGAGAGCGCCGATTTCTACGAGGCGGTGCTCGCCGCACTTGCGGACGCCGCGCGCGACGGCAAGCTCGCGGCCAACTGGGTGATCAACGAACTGTTCGGCCGCCTCAACAAGGACGGCCAGAGCATCGAGGTGTCGCCGGTCTCCGCCGCGCAGCTGGCTGCGATCGTCGACCTGATCGGCGAAGGCACCATCTCCGGCAAGATCGCCAAAGAGCTGTTCGAAATCGTCTGGACCGAAGGCGGCGATCCGCGCGTACTGGTCGAAGCGCGCGGCATGAAGCAGGTCACCGACCTCTCCGCGATCGAGAAGGTGGTCGACGAGATCATCGCCGGCAATCCCGACAAGGTCGCGCAGGCGATCGCCAAGCCGGCGATGCTCGGCTGGTTCGTCGGACAGGTGATGAAATCGTCCGGCGGCAAGGCGAACCCGCAGGCCGTGAACGACCTCTTGAAGCGTAAGCTCGGTCTCTGA
- the panB gene encoding 3-methyl-2-oxobutanoate hydroxymethyltransferase: MSVQTTIKRKTAPDIRARKGGDPIVMLTSYHAHTASLVDRYCDVILVGDSLGNVMHGFETTIPVTLEMMILQGHAVMRGSQHALVVVDMPFGSYEASKEQAFHSAARILKETHCGAVKLEGGVRMAETIAFLTERGIPVMGHIGLTPQSINTLGSFRAQGREEGSWEPIEADARAVADAGAFSVVVEAVAEPLGRKITETIAIPTIGIGASAACDGQVLVLEDMLGLSPRTPKFVKRYGELGPGIEAAIKGYAEEVRSRAFPGPEHVYGMKAKG, encoded by the coding sequence ATGTCCGTCCAAACGACCATCAAGCGGAAGACCGCTCCGGACATCCGCGCGCGCAAGGGCGGCGATCCGATCGTGATGCTGACCTCGTATCACGCCCACACCGCCTCGCTGGTCGATCGCTATTGCGACGTCATCCTGGTCGGAGACTCGCTCGGCAATGTGATGCACGGCTTCGAGACCACCATCCCGGTGACGCTCGAGATGATGATCCTGCAGGGCCACGCGGTGATGCGCGGCTCGCAGCACGCGCTGGTCGTCGTCGACATGCCTTTCGGCTCCTACGAAGCGTCGAAGGAGCAGGCGTTTCACTCCGCGGCGCGCATCCTGAAAGAGACGCATTGCGGCGCGGTGAAGCTCGAGGGTGGCGTGCGGATGGCGGAGACCATCGCGTTTCTCACCGAGCGCGGCATTCCGGTGATGGGCCATATCGGGTTGACGCCGCAATCGATCAACACGCTGGGCTCGTTCCGCGCGCAGGGGCGCGAGGAGGGCAGCTGGGAGCCGATCGAGGCGGACGCGCGCGCCGTCGCCGATGCGGGCGCCTTCTCCGTCGTGGTCGAGGCGGTGGCCGAGCCGCTCGGGCGCAAGATCACCGAGACGATCGCGATCCCGACCATCGGCATCGGCGCCAGCGCCGCCTGTGACGGTCAGGTACTGGTGCTCGAGGACATGCTCGGGCTGTCGCCGCGCACCCCGAAATTCGTCAAGCGCTACGGTGAACTCGGGCCGGGCATCGAAGCGGCGATCAAGGGCTATGCCGAAGAGGTGCGGTCGCGCGCCTTCCCGGGGCCGGAACACGTCTACGGAATGAAGGCGAAGGGCTGA
- a CDS encoding NnrU family protein: MGLAVMILGLVLFIGTHVVTTQRDLRGRLIGIGGEAVYKIGYAVLAILGIVLISYGFGAYREDGLIDLWFPPVWTKHLTALLMLPMAILLAAAYSRGRIYAAVKHPMITAVKLWAVGHLIANGDLGSIILFGSLLAWAVYDRISLKRRADPGGPRIPVGGPKNDAIAIGAGVVLYLALAFAFHPYVVGVPVFGA; encoded by the coding sequence ATGGGACTTGCGGTGATGATCCTCGGCCTGGTGCTGTTCATCGGCACCCACGTCGTGACGACGCAGCGCGATCTGCGGGGCCGCCTGATCGGGATCGGCGGCGAAGCAGTCTACAAGATCGGTTACGCCGTTCTGGCGATCCTCGGCATCGTCCTGATCTCCTACGGCTTCGGTGCCTACCGTGAGGATGGATTGATCGATCTGTGGTTTCCGCCGGTCTGGACCAAGCACCTCACCGCGCTGCTGATGCTGCCGATGGCTATCCTGCTGGCCGCGGCCTATTCGCGCGGCCGCATCTATGCGGCGGTGAAGCACCCGATGATCACCGCGGTGAAGCTGTGGGCGGTCGGCCATCTGATCGCCAACGGCGATCTCGGCTCGATCATCCTGTTCGGTTCGTTGCTGGCCTGGGCGGTGTACGACCGCATCTCGCTGAAGCGGCGCGCCGACCCGGGCGGCCCGCGGATTCCGGTCGGCGGCCCGAAAAACGACGCCATCGCGATCGGCGCCGGCGTGGTGCTGTATCTGGCGCTGGCGTTCGCCTTCCATCCCTACGTCGTCGGCGTTCCCGTCTTCGGAGCCTAA
- a CDS encoding SDR family NAD(P)-dependent oxidoreductase, producing MTQPLASRIALVTGASRGIGYATARALARAGAHVIAVAKTQGGLEELDDAIRAEGGHAATLVPLDLTDFDAIGRLGASIHERHGKLDVLVGNAGIAGPSSPLGHIEMKSWTGVIGINLTANFQLIRCMEPLLRMSDAGRAVFLTSRAGGRAPAYRGPYAASKAALETLVQVWAKEVVNTTPIRINLFDPGPTRTKLRGTIMPGEDPETLPSPEQIAELLVPLCLPSWSETGKLFDAASRTLKDPSAD from the coding sequence ATGACCCAACCCCTCGCCTCCCGCATCGCACTCGTCACCGGCGCTTCGCGCGGCATCGGCTATGCGACCGCGCGGGCCCTCGCCAGGGCCGGTGCCCATGTCATCGCCGTGGCCAAGACGCAGGGCGGCCTTGAAGAACTCGACGACGCGATCCGCGCCGAGGGCGGCCACGCCGCGACGCTGGTGCCGCTGGATCTCACCGACTTCGATGCGATCGGCCGACTCGGCGCCTCGATCCACGAGCGCCACGGCAAGCTCGACGTGCTGGTCGGCAATGCCGGCATCGCCGGTCCGTCGTCGCCGCTCGGCCATATCGAGATGAAGTCCTGGACCGGCGTGATCGGCATCAACCTCACCGCCAACTTCCAGCTGATCCGCTGCATGGAGCCGCTGCTGCGGATGTCGGATGCCGGACGCGCGGTGTTCCTGACGTCGCGGGCCGGCGGCAGGGCCCCGGCCTATCGCGGCCCCTACGCGGCCTCCAAGGCGGCGCTTGAGACTTTAGTTCAAGTCTGGGCCAAGGAGGTGGTGAATACCACCCCGATCCGTATCAATCTGTTCGATCCCGGCCCCACCCGCACCAAGCTGCGCGGCACCATCATGCCCGGCGAAGACCCTGAAACGCTGCCGTCGCCGGAGCAGATCGCGGAGCTACTGGTACCTCTCTGCCTGCCGTCCTGGTCCGAGACCGGCAAACTGTTCGACGCGGCGTCCCGAACCTTGAAAGACCCCTCCGCCGATTGA
- a CDS encoding tetratricopeptide repeat protein — protein sequence MSEIFNEVDEEVRRERLKQLWDKYSLFIIAGAILIIAGVGGWRGYQYYEGKKAAETGAAFTAAADLAEQNKHAEAEAAFNNIAATASGGYRTLARLRAAAEVAQRDPKEAVKVYDAIAADRSVPAQDRDLASLRAAQFLMDSVGYADLSQRLEPIAGADAAYRHTAREMLALSAWRAGNVAAARQWIEQINTDAGTPASLRNRAEVLQALLPPAAKS from the coding sequence GTGTCTGAAATATTTAATGAAGTCGATGAAGAAGTTCGTCGCGAACGGCTCAAGCAGCTGTGGGACAAATATTCGCTCTTCATCATCGCCGGCGCGATTCTGATTATCGCCGGGGTCGGCGGCTGGCGTGGCTATCAATACTACGAGGGCAAGAAGGCTGCCGAAACCGGCGCCGCGTTCACCGCGGCTGCCGATCTGGCGGAGCAGAACAAGCATGCCGAAGCCGAGGCTGCCTTCAACAACATCGCCGCGACCGCATCGGGCGGCTATCGCACGCTGGCGCGTCTGCGCGCCGCGGCCGAGGTCGCGCAGCGCGATCCGAAGGAAGCGGTCAAGGTCTACGACGCCATTGCTGCCGATCGCAGCGTTCCGGCGCAGGACCGCGATCTCGCGTCGCTCCGCGCGGCGCAGTTTCTGATGGACAGCGTCGGCTACGCCGACCTGTCGCAACGGCTCGAGCCGATCGCCGGCGCGGATGCCGCCTATCGTCACACCGCACGCGAAATGCTGGCGCTATCTGCTTGGCGCGCCGGCAATGTTGCCGCCGCGCGGCAGTGGATCGAGCAGATCAATACCGACGCCGGAACGCCGGCGAGCTTGCGCAATCGCGCCGAGGTGCTGCAGGCATTGCTGCCGCCTGCCGCCAAGAGCTGA
- a CDS encoding Bug family tripartite tricarboxylate transporter substrate binding protein — protein MLEATGRRPRLRTRAMFALIALFGAHAATASAAEPASQPNSWPPKLVRIVVPFSAGSTPDMVGRVLADSLQARHPGVSFVIENKPGAAGNIGTDAVAKARPDGATLGISIAGPLVINRILFAKLPYDPERDIAPVTMLTRMPSVLAVPSSLGISTVSDFIARLKDGNKSLAYASIGAGSLSQLCMEAIAQKAGAKMVHIPYAGSPNAVTALIRGDVQAACLPAIAVAPQQASGAIRILAVTTPERSPFLPEIPTLKESGIEVQSDAWNALIAPGGTPPALVAAINAEFRQSLSEPAVIAKLKTQMIVPAASSPDELRKTLADEKLLWADVIRAAGIRIE, from the coding sequence ATGCTGGAAGCCACCGGTCGACGGCCACGGCTGCGAACACGCGCAATGTTCGCACTGATTGCGCTGTTCGGAGCGCACGCCGCAACGGCGAGCGCCGCAGAACCGGCCTCCCAGCCCAACAGCTGGCCGCCGAAGCTGGTGCGGATCGTGGTGCCGTTCTCGGCGGGGTCGACTCCGGACATGGTGGGCCGCGTGCTGGCCGACAGTCTGCAGGCGCGCCATCCCGGCGTCAGCTTCGTGATCGAGAATAAGCCGGGCGCGGCCGGCAATATCGGCACCGACGCCGTCGCCAAGGCGCGCCCGGACGGCGCGACGCTCGGTATCTCGATCGCAGGGCCGCTGGTGATCAACCGGATTCTGTTCGCGAAGCTGCCCTACGACCCCGAGCGCGACATCGCGCCGGTGACGATGCTGACACGGATGCCGAGCGTGCTGGCCGTGCCGAGCAGTCTCGGGATCAGCACCGTGTCCGACTTCATCGCCCGGTTGAAGGACGGCAACAAAAGCCTCGCTTACGCCTCGATCGGCGCCGGCTCGCTGTCGCAACTTTGTATGGAGGCGATCGCGCAGAAGGCCGGCGCCAAAATGGTGCACATCCCCTATGCCGGATCGCCCAACGCGGTGACCGCGCTGATCCGCGGCGACGTACAGGCCGCCTGCCTGCCGGCGATCGCGGTAGCACCGCAGCAGGCCTCGGGCGCGATCCGGATTCTGGCCGTGACGACGCCGGAAAGGTCGCCGTTTCTGCCGGAGATTCCGACCTTGAAAGAGAGCGGCATCGAGGTTCAGTCCGACGCCTGGAACGCGCTGATCGCGCCGGGCGGAACGCCGCCGGCGCTGGTCGCTGCGATCAATGCCGAGTTTCGTCAGTCGCTGTCCGAACCGGCGGTGATCGCGAAGCTGAAGACCCAGATGATCGTGCCGGCCGCCTCGTCGCCCGACGAATTGCGCAAGACGCTCGCCGACGAGAAGTTGCTGTGGGCTGATGTGATCCGTGCCGCCGGCATCAGGATCGAATGA
- a CDS encoding TCR/Tet family MFS transporter codes for MTAAGHASGTSAPAPGARPAAVGFIFVTILLDMLSVGMILPILPKLIESFSDNDTAAAAKIYGLFGTAWALMQFVASPVLGALSDRFGRRRVILLSNLGLGLDYILMALAPTLAWLFIGRVISGITSASISTSFAYIADVTPAEKRAAVFGKVGAAFGLGFIFGPAIGGLLGGVDPRLPFWVAAGLSLCNALYGLFVLPESLPPERRSPFRWRAANPIGAVQLLSSNAILAGMAIVAFCAEVAHVALSATFVLYASYRYAWDQTTVGLALAFVGFCTTVVQGFLVGPAVKRLGERRAQVIGYLGGAAGFLIYALAPTGALFWIGIPVMTLWGIAKPATAGVMTRLVAPAQQGQLQGATTSMNSIAALIGPFLFTGIFAYFIEPDAPIWFPGAPFLLAGALLMVSMLLAGISTPPQSKSGAASGA; via the coding sequence ATGACCGCGGCCGGCCACGCGAGCGGGACGAGCGCGCCGGCACCCGGCGCGCGCCCCGCCGCGGTCGGCTTCATCTTCGTCACCATCCTGCTCGACATGCTGAGCGTCGGCATGATCCTGCCGATCCTGCCGAAGCTGATCGAGAGCTTCTCCGACAACGACACCGCGGCTGCGGCCAAGATCTACGGCCTGTTCGGCACGGCCTGGGCGCTGATGCAGTTCGTCGCGTCGCCGGTGCTGGGCGCGCTGTCTGATCGTTTCGGCCGCCGCCGGGTGATCCTGCTGTCCAATCTCGGTCTCGGGCTCGATTACATCCTGATGGCGCTGGCGCCGACGCTGGCCTGGCTGTTCATCGGCCGGGTGATCTCCGGCATCACCTCGGCGAGTATCTCAACCTCGTTCGCCTATATCGCCGACGTCACACCTGCGGAAAAACGCGCGGCCGTGTTCGGCAAGGTCGGCGCCGCCTTCGGCCTCGGCTTCATCTTCGGCCCGGCGATCGGCGGATTGCTCGGCGGCGTCGATCCGCGGCTGCCGTTCTGGGTGGCGGCCGGCTTGAGCCTGTGCAACGCGCTGTATGGCTTGTTCGTGCTGCCGGAATCGCTGCCGCCGGAGCGGCGGTCGCCGTTCCGCTGGCGGGCCGCCAATCCGATCGGCGCGGTGCAGTTGCTGTCGTCGAATGCGATACTCGCCGGTATGGCGATCGTGGCGTTCTGCGCCGAGGTCGCCCATGTGGCGCTGTCCGCGACCTTCGTCCTCTACGCCAGCTATCGCTACGCGTGGGATCAGACCACGGTCGGTCTCGCCTTGGCCTTCGTCGGCTTCTGCACTACCGTGGTGCAGGGCTTTCTCGTCGGCCCCGCGGTCAAGCGGCTCGGTGAGCGGCGCGCCCAAGTGATCGGCTATCTCGGCGGCGCAGCGGGCTTTCTGATCTATGCGCTGGCGCCGACCGGCGCGCTGTTCTGGATCGGCATTCCGGTGATGACGCTGTGGGGCATCGCTAAGCCGGCGACCGCCGGGGTGATGACGCGCCTGGTGGCGCCGGCGCAGCAAGGACAATTGCAGGGCGCAACCACCAGCATGAACAGCATCGCGGCGCTGATCGGGCCTTTCCTGTTCACGGGCATCTTCGCCTATTTCATCGAGCCCGATGCGCCGATTTGGTTTCCCGGCGCGCCGTTCCTGCTCGCCGGCGCGCTGCTGATGGTTTCGATGCTACTCGCAGGCATCTCGACGCCGCCGCAAAGCAAATCAGGCGCCGCAAGCGGCGCCTGA